One window of the Populus nigra chromosome 4, ddPopNigr1.1, whole genome shotgun sequence genome contains the following:
- the LOC133692679 gene encoding uncharacterized protein LOC133692679 isoform X2, translating to MERKKKEMIRLERESVIPILKPKLIMTLANLIEHGSDRTEFLKLCKRVEYTIRAWYLLQFEDLMQLYSLFDPVSGAKKLEQQNLSPEEIDVLEQNFLTYLFQVMDKSNFKITTDEEIDVALSGQYLLNLPIKVDESKLDKKLLKAYFNDHPRENLPDFADKYIIFRRGIGIDRTTDYFFMEKVDMLIGRFWGFLLRVTRLEIVFARKSSGQRKNDQKKDDDLNSEADQDDLFVERLRLEKMDLSVSNLLSKTTIQEPTFDRIIVVYRPAPTKSKTERGIYVKHFKNIPMADMEIVLPEKKNPGLTPMDWVKFLVSAVVGLVAVIGSVEMPKADLWVIFAVLSTVVGYCAKTYFTFQQNFAAYQNLITQSMYDKQLDSGRGTLLHLCDDVIQQEFGHGSEGKEDWRFSW from the exons ATggagagaaagaagaaggagatgATAAGATTGGAAAGGGAATCAGTGATTCCAATTCTGAAACCAAAGCTCATCATGACCTTGGCCAACCTCATTG AACATGGTTCTGACAGGACTGAGTTTCTGAAACTATGTAAGAGAGTTGAGTACACCATACGAGCTTGGTATCTTCTGCAGTTTGAGGATTTGATG CAATTGTATTCGCTGTTTGACCCTGTGTCTGGGGCTAAGAAATTGGAGCAGCAGAACCTATCTCCTGAGGAAATTGATGTACTTGAACAGAATTTCTTGACTTACTTATTTCAG GTGATGGATAAGAGCAACTTCAAGATAACAACCGATGAAGAGATTGATGTTGCACTCTCAGGACAATATCTTCTAAATCTTCCCATCAAAGTTGACGAGTCCAAG CTTGACAAGAAACTTTTGAAGGCTTACTTTAATGATCATCCCCGTGAAAACCTCCCTGACTTTGCTGATAAG TACATTATCTTTCGGCGTGGGATTGGAATTGATAGAACAAcagattattttttcatggagAAAGTGGACATGCTGATTGGACGTTTTTGGGGATTTCTTTTAAGAGTAACCCG GCTAGAAATTGTTTTTGCAAGAAAGTCAAGTGGACAGCGCAAGAATGATCAAAAGAAGGATGATGACCTTAACTCTGAAGCTGATCAGGATGATTTGTTTGTTGAAAGACTCCGACTGGAAAAAATGGATTTAAG TGTCAGCAATTTGCTGAGCAAGACTACAATACAGGAACCTACGTTTGATAGGATCATAGTCGTTTACAG GCCGGCACCCACAAAATCAAAAACTGAACGGGGGATATATGtgaaacatttcaaaaacattccaATGGCTGATATGGAAATAGTTCTT CCTGAAAAGAAGAACCCTGGGTTAACTCCAATGGACTGGGTCAAGTTCCTGGTTTCTGCTGTAGTTGGGCTA GTTGCTGTGATTGGTTCAGTCGAAATGCCCAAGGCTGATCTTTGGGTCATTTTTGCTGTCCTTTCCACAGTTGTTGGTTACTGTGCTAAAACATACTTCAC GTTCCAGCAAAATTTTGCTGCATATCAAAACTTGATTACACAGTCCATGTATGATAAACAA
- the LOC133692679 gene encoding uncharacterized protein LOC133692679 isoform X3, whose translation MERKKKEMIRLERESVIPILKPKLIMTLANLIEHGSDRTEFLKLCKRVEYTIRAWYLLQFEDLMQLYSLFDPVSGAKKLEQQNLSPEEIDVLEQNFLTYLFQVMDKSNFKITTDEEIDVALSGQYLLNLPIKVDESKLDKKLLKAYFNDHPRENLPDFADKYIIFRRGIGIDRTTDYFFMEKVDMLIGRFWGFLLRVTRLEIVFARKSSGQRKNDQKKDDDLNSEADQDDLFVERLRLEKMDLSVSNLLSKTTIQEPTFDRIIVVYRPAPTKSKTERGIYVKHFKNIPMADMEIVLPEKKNPGLTPMDWVKFLVSAVVGLVAVIGSVEMPKADLWVIFAVLSTVVGYCAKTYFTFQQNFAAYQNLITQSMYDKQLDSGRGTLLHLCDDVIQQEYLLKKIAVTIQNM comes from the exons ATggagagaaagaagaaggagatgATAAGATTGGAAAGGGAATCAGTGATTCCAATTCTGAAACCAAAGCTCATCATGACCTTGGCCAACCTCATTG AACATGGTTCTGACAGGACTGAGTTTCTGAAACTATGTAAGAGAGTTGAGTACACCATACGAGCTTGGTATCTTCTGCAGTTTGAGGATTTGATG CAATTGTATTCGCTGTTTGACCCTGTGTCTGGGGCTAAGAAATTGGAGCAGCAGAACCTATCTCCTGAGGAAATTGATGTACTTGAACAGAATTTCTTGACTTACTTATTTCAG GTGATGGATAAGAGCAACTTCAAGATAACAACCGATGAAGAGATTGATGTTGCACTCTCAGGACAATATCTTCTAAATCTTCCCATCAAAGTTGACGAGTCCAAG CTTGACAAGAAACTTTTGAAGGCTTACTTTAATGATCATCCCCGTGAAAACCTCCCTGACTTTGCTGATAAG TACATTATCTTTCGGCGTGGGATTGGAATTGATAGAACAAcagattattttttcatggagAAAGTGGACATGCTGATTGGACGTTTTTGGGGATTTCTTTTAAGAGTAACCCG GCTAGAAATTGTTTTTGCAAGAAAGTCAAGTGGACAGCGCAAGAATGATCAAAAGAAGGATGATGACCTTAACTCTGAAGCTGATCAGGATGATTTGTTTGTTGAAAGACTCCGACTGGAAAAAATGGATTTAAG TGTCAGCAATTTGCTGAGCAAGACTACAATACAGGAACCTACGTTTGATAGGATCATAGTCGTTTACAG GCCGGCACCCACAAAATCAAAAACTGAACGGGGGATATATGtgaaacatttcaaaaacattccaATGGCTGATATGGAAATAGTTCTT CCTGAAAAGAAGAACCCTGGGTTAACTCCAATGGACTGGGTCAAGTTCCTGGTTTCTGCTGTAGTTGGGCTA GTTGCTGTGATTGGTTCAGTCGAAATGCCCAAGGCTGATCTTTGGGTCATTTTTGCTGTCCTTTCCACAGTTGTTGGTTACTGTGCTAAAACATACTTCAC GTTCCAGCAAAATTTTGCTGCATATCAAAACTTGATTACACAGTCCATGTATGATAAACAA